One window from the genome of Nicotiana tomentosiformis chromosome 5, ASM39032v3, whole genome shotgun sequence encodes:
- the LOC138891870 gene encoding uncharacterized protein, producing MRFSELARHAIWLVPTDREKIRRFIDGLTYQLRLLMTRERVSGATFDEVVDIALQIEMVRGLERVDREAKRPRGQGGFSGTPSGGQFQHGRCRSFRHAQTARPVHRGASSGHGCHSYQQVRSSLGALPAQSSSHAPSGQGSSMSGPSASYPGALGSFQSPAPAPGCCNECGEFSHMRRECPHLVGGPAPQRSQSMSSALVPPPPAQSARGGAELARGLPRRGGRSGGGHARFYDLPARPHAIALDAVITGIVSVCYRDAFVLFDSGSTYSYISSYFVHFMDMPRESLVSSVHISTNVGDTIVVDRVYRSCVVTIGGMETRVDLLLLSMVDFDVILGMDWLSLCHAILGCHSKTVTLAIPDLPRVEWSGSINYVPSTVISYLKSQRMVEKGCLSYLAFVRDVNGETPSIDSVPVMKTYEKNYPVQDLELATIVHALKIWRHYLYGVHCEIYTDHRKANVVADALHCRTESLGSLTYLPAAERPLALDVQALAG from the exons atgcgattctcagagttggcccgtcatgctatctggttggttccgaCAGACagggagaagatcaggaggtttatagatggcctcacttatcagctgcgattgcttatgaccagagaaagagtgtctggtgctacttttgatgaggttgtcgacattgctctacagattgagatggttcgcggtctgGAGAGGGTTGACAGGgaagccaagaggcctcgtggacaaggTGGATTTAGTGGTACTCCTTCTGGGGGGCAATTCCAGCACGGTAGATGTCGTtcattcagacatgctcagacggctcgcccagttcaccgtggtgcatcatctggccatggttgtCACAGTTATCAGCAGGTTCGTTCATCTCTTGGTGCCCTTCCAGCGCAAAGTTCTTCTcatgctccatcgggtcagggctcGTCTATGTCGGGTCCTTCTgctagttatcccggtgctctgGGCTCCTttcagtccccagcaccagcACCAGGGTGTTGcaatgagtgtggggagtttagTCACATGAGGAGAGAGTGTCCCCATCTAGTGGGAGGTCCCGCTCCGCAAAGGAGCCAGTCTATGTCATCAGCATTAGTTCCTCCACCAcctgcccagtcagctaggggtggagctgagttagctaggggtctcccaagaaggggaggcagatcagggggtggccatgcACGTTTCTATGACCTCCCTGCCAGACCACATGCTATTGctttagatgctgtgattacaggtattgtctcagtttgttacagagatgcctttgtattatttgactctggttccacttattcatatatttcctCATATTTCGTTCATTttatggatatgccccgtgagtctttagtttcatctgttcatataTCTACtaatgtgggcgatactattgttgtggaccgcgtatatcggtcatgtgtggtgactattgggggtatggagacccgagtagaccttttgctgctcagtatggttgacttcgatgtgatattgggtatggattggttgtctctatgCCATGCTATTCTAGGTTGTCActctaagacggtgacgttggcgatACCAGATTTACCGAGGGtagagtggagcggttctataaaCTATGTACCTAGTACGGTGATCTCATATTTGAAgtctcaacggatggttgagaagggttgtctatcctatttggcatttgtgagggatgttaatgGAGAGACTCCttccattgattctgttccggtg ATGAagacctatgagaagaactatcctgtccaagATCTTGaattagcaactattgttcatgccctgaagatttggcggcactatctgtacggcgttcattgtgagatctacactgatcacc gaaaggccaatgtggtggccgatgctttgcaTTGCCggacggagagtttggggagtttaacatatcttccagcagcagagagacctttggcattggatgttcaggccttagctggaTAG